The sequence AGGGTATTCATGCAGGCGTTCGCTGTGTGCACTTGCGAAAAGGTCAAGTTGCGCTTTGATTGTGGGCAGCGAAGCATCGAGGTCTGTTAAATAAGAGCGTTTATTATTCAGATAATCCTTTATAGCAGGCGATTCTTTGTACGCCAATCTATCCAGTTCTTTTTGAATAGCACTTATTTCCATGTTATCCCAGTCTTTACTTTCCAGAACCGGTATTTGCCATTGTGCCTGTTGTTCTTTCCAGTGATCTTTTTCAACTTTTACCTGGTGGATGATAAAACCGGGAAGCTCGATGGCGGTGAGGTAACCACCATGACAGGCGCCGGTATCGATGCCGTAGGTATTGTTGACGATGCGGGGGAGATGGCCGGTGACAGAGTGTCCATAGATGACGGGTTTGGTACCGGTATAATGATCTGTCCAGTATGCGGAGGTGGTAACGCCGGTATGGCGACCTGTCTGGCCGGCTGTATCTTTTGTCGTCTTATGTTCCGTCTCTGTTGTTGTCTGGCCGGCTGTATCTGTTGTCGTATCTGTTGTCGTCTTACATTCCGTCTCTGTTGTTGTCTGGCACAGCTTATCTTTTGTCACTCCCTGACCAGCATATTTCTTCTCCAGGTATCTCTCACCGGCAGTCGTGCCACTCAGTACATCCTGTCTTTGCACATGCAGTGGCAGGTCATGTTCCATAGCCGCATGTACGATGATCGCATCGTCTGTTTCAAAATAATAAGGCAGTGTCATAGCCCAGGCCAGGAAATGAGGGTATTGCTCACCCATCTGTATTTTCACAATTTCCTGTGCGTAATTATGAATGCCTTGCAGGTGTTTTCGTTCATGGTTACCCATGAGTGTAATGGTATTAGGGCGATCCATAAAGTACTGCCATACTTCTTTGGATGTATTGCCACGGTCTACGAGGTCGCCCACTGAGATCAGGAGATCTTCGTCCCGGAGGCCGGTTTTTTCCAGTAGGGTCAACAGCTCATGGTAGCAGCCGTGGATATCCCCCACAACTATTGTTCTTTTCATGTCACAATATTATTTGCGAATAGCGTAGTCTTTCTGCGTATTTCTTATTTTGCAGTATAACTTTTTACAGGGAATGAGATTTGTAACTTTACTATTGTTATACTGTACATTGGGTGCAAAGGCCCAAACCATTGTATCCCATGCATTTGGTGATGCGCACAACCCCGCTGTTATTTTTATGCATGGTGGCCCGGGCAGTAATGCTATTAATTTTGAATCTACCACCGCCGCAAAACTCGCAGCACAGGGATTTTATGTGATCACTTACGACCGGAGGGGAGAAGGTCGTTCTGTGGATGCGAAGGCGGCGTATACCTTTCAGCAATCTTATGATGACCTGAATAACCTGTATAAACAATACAATGTGAAAAGAGCGACCCTGATCGGGTTTAGTTTTGGAGGGATCGTAGCTACGGGTTATACGGCAAAATATCCTGCACAGGTGCGGGCATTGGTGCTGGTGAGTGCGCTGGTGGATTTGCAGGAGACATATAAAACAATCATTGCCTCCTGTAAAAAGATATATACTTCCAATAATAATACAGCAGGTTTAAAAGACCTGACCGCATTAGCAAAACTGGATAGTAGTTCCATTGAATTCAGGAGAGGATGTTTTAAACAGGCTTCTAAAAACGGTTTCTTTGCTACACCGAACAGAACGCCTGCTGCACAGGCGATTTATAAACAACTGGATGCGGACACCTTGTACCAGCATTATGCAAACCTGAACAATGATACCCCCGGCAATGAGTTTTGGAAACATGAAAAGTATTCTACCATCAATAACCTGCCTGTTCTCGAAAAAATAGTGAAACAGGGAGTGCCTGTGTTTGCCATGTATGGTATGGATGATGGATTGTATTCACCTGGGCAGATAGATGCACTAAAGGCAGTGATAGGCGTTAATCATGTGCTGTATTTCCGGGATGCGGCGCATTATTTATACAATGATCAGCAGGTGCATTTCCTGGGTGGTATGCTGGTGTTTTTATCATATTAGTTACCTTTGGCGATATGGAGATTACGCAGCGTCAACGGACTTTATTACTCTACATCCTGGAATGTGTAGCAGGCACGGCGATTGGATTTTACCTGTACCGCGTTTATCCTACCATCGGTGCCTGGGCCCTGATCTCTATTATTCTGGTATTGGCGCCAGACAGGAAAGATGCGATGACACTGGCTAAGACCCGTATCAAGGCGAACCTGGTAGGGGCTACCATTGGATTGACGATCTTCTTTATCCACCCGGTAAATCTGTTGATGATGTGTATAGGAGTCACCCTTTCCATCATCGCCTGTGAATTACTGAAATTACAGCCTGCTACCCGATCGGCGGCAATTGCCGTATTGATCATCACCATGCATGAACCGGGTAAATACTTCTGGGATGTGGCATTGGAGCGGGGAGGCGGGGTATTGGCAGGTTGTGTGATCGGGATGCTCATTACCTGGATCTTTCATACAGTCATTATCCGTTCTAAAAAAGTGATACGAAAAATAGGAAAATGAAAATAGCTACTTATAATGTGAATGGGGTGAATGGCCACCTGGCAGTATTACTCCGCTGGTTGACAGAAACAACGCCGGATGTGGTGTGCTTGCAGGAGCTGAAAGCGCCACAGGAAAAGTTTCCGGAAGCCGCGATCCTCGAAGCAGGATATACCGCCATCTGGCACGGACAAAAGAGCTGGAATGGGGTGGCAATCCTGTCTCGCATCGGCAAACCTGAAGAAGTAAGAAGAGTGTTGCCCGGTGATCCTGAAGATCTGCATAGCCGGTATATAGAAGCTGTTGTAAATGGTATCACCATTGCATGTTTGTATCTGCCAAATGGAAACCCGGCTCCGGGACCAAAGTATGATTATAAGTTAGGATGGTTCAAGCGGCTGCATGCACATGCACAGGAATTGATGGACAGTGGTAAACCTGTGATTATACTCGGTGATTACAATGTGATCCCTACGGAGAAAGATGTATATAAACCTGCCAGCTGGGTCACTGATGCGCTCTTTTTGCCACAAACCCGTGAAGCGTTTGAGCTACTGAAGTCGCAGGGGTGGACAGATGCATTACGGAAATTATACCCGGAAGAAACCATCTATACCTTTTACGATTATTTCCGTAATGCGTATGGTAGAAATGCGGGTTTAAGAATAGATCATTTTTTGGTGAGTCCGGATGTAGAAAAACGATTGATATCCGGCGGCGTGGATAAGGAAGTGAGGGGATGGGAGAAGACAAGCGACCACTGTCCGGTATGGATTACAATAACAGACTAATATGAATATTAAATCCTTATTACCGTACGATCGTTATACCCTGACTACCAGATTGAATGAGGGGGAAGTGAGGCGGAGACTGGAAGCCAATGTGGCTCCCCCAAAGAAACCTTTTAGCTTGTTGGTACAGCGTTATGGGCTAAAAAAGAATACGACGGACAAGCCTTATGTAGGTGTGGTAGTAGGCCCTCATTTTGAAATAGTGAGAGTGATTAACTACAAGAATTCTTTTCTGCCGGTTACCAAAGGGGAGATGAGTAATTTTCTTGGGCAGACGGAGATAAAGGTGAAAAGTAGTCCTCATCTGGCCGTCATGATATTTTCAGGCGTCTGGTTGTTCATGGTATTGGTAGGTTGTGTGGCGGTATTGGGAGCATCTATCAATGATGGGTTTGAGCCTGTGATGTTAATACCTTTTGGGATGTTTGTATTTGGCTGTTTACTATTTACAATTCCTTATAAGTTGGAGGCGAAGAAGACGAAGCGATTTCTGGCGGAGTTGCTGGAAGCTGAGGAAGTTAAAGAAGGTTAAAATGCTATTTGGGAAGTGTATCATTATAAATTTAGTCAAGCCGGCCCCAGGACCCTGCTTTACCTTTTGATTCGTTGCACTTTTAGTGATATATAGTTAGCCGAAGATATTTGAATACCTTACCGGAAGAATAATTTAAATTATACATGATAGCCCGTACACCCACACCACCCTACTACGCAGTTATATTTACATCACTCAGAACGGAGGTAGAAGAAGGTTACAAAGACACCGCTACCCTGATGGTAGAACTGGCGCAGGCACAGCCAGGATATTTGGGCGTGGAGTCTGCACGCGATGGAGTGGGCATTACCGTTTCTTATTGGGAGAGCCTGGAAGCGATCCGTAACTGGAAGCAACAGGCGGATCACCTGATTGCGCAGCAGCTGGGGCGGGAGAAATGGTATGCGCAGTATAAGACGAGGATTTGCCTGGTAGAAAGAGATTATGGTTTTGATAAAGAATAATATATTTTATGAACGTTGATGGCTAGTCGTATAGCAGTATGAGTGGTCTGAAAGGCTTGAATTAAGTTCCGACATTTGACTTTATAAATATTTACTATACTATGAGGGTCTTATTGCTGCTTTCTTATCTAACGGTAAGTTCGTTATTTTGTGCTGCGCAGGTGCCTTTGCCTGCAAAAAATCTAAGTATTTTCGGAAGGGGGATGTATCCGGGGGATGATTCTACCTATGCATTATTGCAGGAGGCGGGTTTTAATACCGTGTTGTTATCCAGCTTTTATATTCATGGAGATGGAGATCTGTATTCCGGGGATGATAATCAGCATCCCGTGATCCATGATGGAAAGTGGGTAGGGGATACGGCTTACCTGAGAAGGGTCGCAGCGTTAAAGAAGGGGGCGAGGATTGAGATCCTGCTGGAAGGAAGATGGTACAATCAGCCACCGAATACGTTTGATTTTATGAGAGATTGGGTAGATTCAACTAAACAGGTACCGGGTGTGGTGACAGGAGTGGGTGATAACAGTACATTGTTTACCATTTGTAAAGTGTTGAAAGAAGTGGTGGGTGCCGATGCATTTTGTATAGATGATGAATCCGTGTATGATAGTCATTCTATCATAGAGATGGGTAAGATAGCGGCGCGGTTAAAAATGCATATGACGTTGTGTCCGTTTAGGGTGAATGAGTTTTGGAGTACTGTGTTGAAGAATACAGATCCGAAGGTAGTGGACGCGATTTATTTGCAATGTTATGATGGAGGAAGGAATGCAAATCCCGGCTTGTGGAAGAATGCAATGAAGCCAGTACAGCCGGTGTATCCGATATTTATGTGCAGGGGAGCGTTTAGTACTTGTGGCACATCGCATAATAGTAAGACGGTGGAGGAGATAAAAGGAGAGATGACCAGGTTTAAAAAAGACTATCCTGAGATGAGTGGTGCAAGTATCTGGCAGATGGCGGATGTAAAGAATTTTGTAAAGAATAATTGTGCGGTGGTGGACCCATCATCCGGTACAGCAAGATCAGTAAAAGAGTTTTTGGCGCAGATAAAAGGGGCTTTATCAACAGGCCTTTAAGCTGGCAACACGGTTTTAAACTGGCAACACGGTTTTAAGCTGTCAACAGGCCTTTAAGTTGTCTACACACGGTCTGTAAGCTGTCTACACGGCTTTAAATAAACTACAGGCTTTTTAAATGGCCTGCTGCTACAGGCCATTTAAAAAGCCTGTGCCTAAATACAAAGGCCGATTGCGTAGCAATCGGCCTTTGTATTTAGTTTATTAAATCACAGAAAATACTCTTCAATGCTATATTGTTTCCTCTACAGAAGAGACAAATTTCCAGATTATGGAAAGAATGCTACCTATGCCAGAATAAAATTTATTGAAAATCAATTAGTTGTGATGTTTTTGCCCATTGGCATCCATTTCGCACTATACTATACAGAGAATGAGAAATAATCAAACCTTTTTCCAATTGGAACACACCGGGGTTCTTTAGAACCCCGGGGATTGTTCCTCAGATGACAAACGACGAAGCTAAAGCCTTACATAATTAATGCTGACTGTTTGGGGGAATGCTAAAGAGGAGGGAGCGAAAGCTTCCTCCATCTTTTTTTAAGCCCTTTTAGAAAGTCTTTATTCAGAAAACACTTTTTTGAAAATCTCTTTTCAGAAAGCCCATTTCAGAAAATCTTTTATTCAGAAAACCTCTTTTCAGAAAGCCTTCATTCAGAAACTCACCACCAGTTTACCAAAATGTCCACCGCTTTCCAATTCCCTGAAAGCCCTTTCCACCTCCTCAACAGCAAACACCTTATCAATCACTGGCCTGATCCCCGCTTTCAACAACCCCTTAAAACTCTCCCTGCTACCTACCGCAAATCCTGCAATCCGCTTAAAATTCAGGTTCAGATCTCCATACACATCCAGCGTAATCGTAGACCCTGTCAGACCACCGGCAGTACATACCAGTCCATTCACCTTCACTGCCTGCAATGATTGACGAATAGTATCCTTACCGCCTACATCCAGGGTCACATCTGCCCCGAGTCCTCCAGTAAGTCTTAACACCTCGTCCTGCCACTGCGGATGGGTGTTGTAATTGATCACGGCATCCGCACCTAATTCTTTTAACCGAACAGCCTTCGCATCAGAACTGGTCGTTGCTATGACCCTGGCCCCTGCCTGACGGGCTATCTGCAAGGCAAACATCGATACCCCACCAGTGCCCTGTACCAACACCGTTTGGCCCAATTGTATTTTGGCAATATTGATCAGCCCTTCCCATGCTGTCACCCCTGCTACCGGCATGGTCGCCGCCTCCTCAAAGGAGAGGGAATCGGGGAGTTTTACCAGGCCATAATCAGGCACTGTTACATAATCCGCCATCAAACCCTGTGTCTGCCAGCCAATACGTACCGCATCTTTTAATGGAATTCCATCCCCTGAAAGAAAATTCTGTACATAGGTCAGCGCTACCCTGTCACCCACCTCCCATTCACTCACCTTTTCACCCACTGCTGTTACTATTCCCGCGCCATCGCAACCAGGTGTATATGGGAAAGGAAGTCCGGTCGGGAAGTCACCCTTCACGATCATGAGGTCCAGAAAATTCAGCGATACTGCTTTAATATTCACCACCACTTCATGTGCAGCCGGTTGGGGGATGCTTGTAGTGCCTACCTTGAGTGCTTCAATTCCTGTTTTGTCTAACTGTACGATTCTGTTTTGCATATCCTTATTTTTGTATTGCAAAGTTGAAACCGTACGGAACGAAAGTCAAGTACCGGGAATTTAATCACCAGGTGATAATTTAATCACCTTTTAAGGTCTGAAACATGTATACAAGGAAAATCCCCCGTTTATATAATTGTTCGCTGGAAGTGACGATGGAAGTAATGGGCGGAAAATGGAAGCCGTTTATCATCTGTTACCTGCAGCAGGGTCCAAAACGCCCCAGTGAACTGCTCAAAATGATCAATGGCGCCAGCAAACGGGTGATCAGTCAGCAGCTGAAAGAGCTGGAAGACCATGAAATTGTCGCTAAGAACGTGTATGCCGAAGTGCCGCTGCGTACGGAATACTACCTGACCGACTTCGGAAAGGAGCTGTTACCCGTCGTATTGATGATGGAGCAATGGGGTAGAAAGTATCAGCCGCACCTGGAAAATAAGCGGACTGCCTGATTCAAATTTTCACAAAATTTTTACATTTAAATGTTGTGAGTTTACTAAATTGGCAGCCGTTTCATTTTAATAGGTAAGTAAATAACAATTATTTCAACCAGTATATAATTTATTATTTATTAATCTCGAATTGGCAATGTCAGCTACTACAACAAAGCATCAGCGCCGGATGACGCGCAGTCTGTATTTATTCGTATTATTATTCAGCAACCAGGTCTGGGCACAAGCAGTCAACAAATCTTCTCCACCGTTCACTGCCAGATTGATGAACATCGAGGCCGCGGCCAACACCACGTTTAACTACAATACCAAACTAAAAAACGTTGCGCCCGTATCCAGGGTATTCCAGCTCTTCGCAGGATTGCCTCCCGGATGGAACGCGAATTTTAAGGTGGAAGGAATGTCGGTGACTTCTGTAAACATTGATTCTAACAGAACCGCAGATGTTTCCATCGAAATCGTTCCTACACTGGATACCAAACCAGGTAAGTACGAAATCCCTATAACCGCACTGGTCGGCTCAGATTCCCTGAAACTAAACCTGGAAGCGGTGATCAAAGGTACCTATGGCGTTACCCTGACCACCCCCAGCGGCAAACTGAGTGAAGATGTAACGGAAGGCAGTACGAAAGAACTGCAACTGGTCATTAAAAACACAGGCACCATCGCACTGGACAACCTGGATCTCTCTGCACAGAATCCGTCTCAATGGCAACTCACCTTTGCGCCTGCTAAGATCCTCCACCTGGAAGCCGGTGCCGACACCACTATCGTAGCGACCCTGCAGGTGCCAGACAAAACACTGGCCGGCGACTACATGACCAACGTTACCGTAAGGAATAACAATGCCAATGCGAAAGCAGATTTTCGTATCACCGTCAAAACTTCTGTATTGACAGGCTGGCTGGGTCTGGTCATTATCCTGATCGCCCTGGGCGCTGTTTATTTCCTTATCCGTAAATATGGCAGGCGATAGTACATTATGGAACAACCAATCATAGAGATACATGGGTTATCCAAAACCTATGGGTCTTTGAAAGCCGTTGATAATCTCAACCTCACCATTCAGCAGGGAGAGATCTTCGGACTGCTGGGACCTAATGGCGCCGGAAAATCTACCACTATATTAATGCTGCTGGGGCTCACAGAGCCTACAGCTGGTACCGCACATATCTGCGGATTGAATGCTTCCCGCAATCCAATTCCCGTAAAGCGAAAGGTGGGTTACATGCCGGACAACGTTGGGTTTTACAACGAACTCTCTGCTCTGGAAAACCTGAAATACATCGGCCGGTTGAATGGCATTCCCGAAGATGAAGTGGAAACTGCTGCCCGGGAAATGCTCATTTCCGTGGGCCTGGAAGCCGCCATTCACAAGAAAGCCGGCACCTTTTCCCGGGGTATGAAACAGCGACTGGGACTGGCAGATGTATTGATCAAACGCCCGGAAGTGATCATTCTCGATGAACCTACTTTGGGAATTGATCCCGCAGGTGTAAAAGATTTTCTGGAACTGATCAGAAGGCTGAACCAGGAGCAGGGCATCACCATCCTCTTATCTTCTCATCACCTGCACCAGGTACAACAGGTATGCAGCAGAGTAGGCATTTTCGTAGGAGGACACCTGTTAGCCGACGGAAGTGTGGAAACACTGGCCGCTAACCTGTTCAAAGCAGATCCGCATGTAGTACAGGTCACGCTGCAAACCGCAGCAGGAGTTTCGGAACAGGACCTGCTGCAATTGCCGGGTGTAACAAAAGTAAACATCGTGGATGCCGCTGTGGAAATTTCCGGGCAGGCAGACATTACCCCCGACATTGTACGATACTTTGTACATAAAGGGTATGATGTAACCGGCGTGCAAAAACGGACGTATGGTCTGGATGAGATTTATCAACGTTATTTTGAAAATAATTTAAAGGAAAACGAGGTACAAAATGAAAAGTCTACTGGCTTATTCCAAAGGTCATTCCTTGGCAGGTTCAAAAAGCGTTAGTCCTTTTTGGGTCATGGTAAAAAAGGAGGTGGCTGACCAGGTGCATAGCTGGCGGTTCATCATTATGGCCCTGTTGATCCTGCTCACCTGGATAGGATCGATGTATGTTTCGTTGTCCAATATCAGGGCGGCGATGGAGAATGTACGGGAGCATGATACCGTGTATTTTTACCTGAAATTACTGACTACAACAGACCGGTCATTACCACCATTTCATGTATTCATCGGTTTCTTAGGACCTTTGCTGGGCATTGCATTAGGCTTTGATGCGATCAATGCTGAGCAGAGCAATGGTACGCTGATCCGGTTGATGGCGCAACCTGTTTACAGAGATTCGTTGTTGAATGCAAAATTCACCGCTTCACTGATCGTAGTGAGTATCCTGTTCTTTTCGCTGAACATGCTGATGGTAGGCGGGGGCATGCTGATCACCGGCGTACACATAGAAGGCGCTGAGTTTGTACGCATACTTTGCTTTGTAGTATTGAGTGTAATTTATGTGGCGTTCTGGCTGAACCTCTCCATTCTATTATCAGTGAAGTTTAGGCAATCGGCTACTTCGGCATTGACAGCGATTGCCATCTGGTTGTTCTTTACGGTGTTTTATCCTATCCTGGTACAGATTATCCTAAAAGGCATTTTGCCTGATCCGAATAGTCTGAGTCCGGAGCAAATGGTGATCTACAACCAGATCAGGCACAACTTCCTGCTTGTGGTACCAGGTCAGATGTATGCAGATGGAACGACAACGTTGTTAATGCCGGTGGTAAGGAGTATGGGACCTTTGTCGATGGAACAGATGGCGATGGCGGTGCCGTCACCCTTGCCATTGAGAGAGAGTCTGTTGATCACATGGCCGCAGGTAAGTGGGCTGATAGCGGCTACCGTGGCTTGCTTTGCCGTGTCTTACTGGTTGTTTATGAGAAGAGAAATCAGAACTTAATGGTTGTCATTGTTTTGCATCAACCTTCTATAAGCTTCCTTCGACTGTTGTTCGATTGTTGTTCGACCGTTGTTCGACGCTTCTTCGACGCTTCTTCGACTGTTCTATAACCTACTACTGATTTCCAAACTGTTATAATAAAAAAAAGAGAATGTATCATAAGTAACAGGGAGGCCATGAGAATGGCATGTATGAGAATTCTCTCCATCTGGTACCCGAAAAAAAGGGGCCGTATCTTATTTTGAGGCGGCCCCTTTTCTCTGAAAATGGTTTTCATCCCCCGTTGGTGAATTCCCTCTTTCATGACTTTTTTATTGTATATTTCATTTGAATACCTAATATTCATTTATCTCTCAAAATTAACCGGCATGAAAAGAACCCTTCTGCTACTTGGCCTATCCGTGCTCACACTCCTGCACGGCTGTACAAAGCCAGAATCTGAGCAAAGACTATCAGGTTCCTCCACGTTTAAAGCTGTCACCGCCGCCAGCACTTCGGTCATCTTTACAAATCCTTTACCATCACTCGACAACGGTAGTTACTACGATCCATGGGTGATTAACATCGGCGGGTATTTTTATTATTGTGGTTCCGACGGCGGGCGTTTATGGATTACAAAGTCGGCTACACTCGAAAACCTTTTACAGCAGACAAAGACTTACATTTTCACACCACCATCCGGCACGGGATATAGCGGGGAGCTCTGGGCGCCTGAGCTGCATTACCTGAATGGCAAATGGTATGTATACTTTGCTGCAGATGATGGTACAAATGCCAACCACCGTATGTATGTACTGGAAGGTGGTACGGATGCCAGCAATCCATTGAACGGCACCTACAGCTACAAGACGAAGCTGAATGCCACTACTGATCGTTGGGCAATAGACGGCCATCCGTTTGTATACAACAGTCAGTTGTATTTTGTATGGTCAGGATGGGAAGGTACGACGAACGTATCCCAGTACCTCTACATCGCGAAGATGAGTAACCCTTATACCATCGATGGGGAGAGGGTGGAAATATCCCGACCAGATTATTCATGGGAGCAGGTAGGCACACCTACGGTGAATGAAGGGCCTACTTCCCTGATCAGCGGCAGCACGGTGAACATTATTTATTCTGCAAGTGGCAGCTGGACGAATGATTATTGTTTGGGACGGATCACCTGTACAAACGGGAACCTGTTGTCCAAAGCTTCCTGGACAAAAAATTCAACGGCTGTATTTTCTAAGTTCGGGAATGTGTATGGTCCGGGTCATGCTTCTTTTGTGAAGTCACCGGATAATATCCAGAACTGGATCGTGTACCATGCGGCAAACAGTGATGGCAGTGGATGGGATAGAAGAGTGATGGCGCAGCAGTTTAGCTGGATAGGAGATGTACCTTTCTTTGGGTATCCGATAGAAAAAGGGATACCGGTACCTGCGCCTTCAATCGGACCTGCTTATGCAATGCCCATTGCGAATGGCACTTACCGGATCAAATCAAAAGTGACTTCACAGTGTGTGGATGTACCGAATGCCGCTTCTACAGCTGGTTTACAGATCCAGGAGTATACGGATAACGGAACGAATGCACAGAAGTGGGTGTTTACCTCATTGGGCAATGGGTATTATACTATTACAAGTGTGGCGTCAGGGTTGAACCTGGATAATGCAGGTGCGTCTACAGCTGCGGGGAATATTCTGATACAGTGGACGGACAATGGGAATGAGGCGCAGCATTGGAGAGTACAGGATATGGGTGGTGGATATTATAAACTCATCAATCAAAGGAGTTTGCTGGCGCTAAATGTACCGTATAGTAACCAGACCCCGGGTACGAAATTGGAGCAGTGGTATGAGAATCAGTATGACGCGGAGTTGTGGCAGATCATACCATAAAGTGATTTATGTAGGGAAAGGGATGTATCATTAGTACCAGGAAGACAATGAGAATTACATGTACGAAAATTCTCTCCTTCAGGTGTACCCAAATAAAAAGGGGGCGTCTCGAAGTTTTGAGACGCCCCTTCCTTTTTGTAAAAAAGATCGTCCCATAATAACTAATGTCTTTTTAATTGAATAGTAGTTACTTATAAATCCTGTAGTCGTTTTGTAGTCGCGCTTGTAGTCCTACTGTGACCATGGTTATTTGGAAAGATACCCTTGCTCCCGGACATTTGTGCCTACAAATTCTTTATATGAAATACCGATTACTAGCCAGCTGTTTGTTACTCCTTACCGGAAGCATTAGGGCACAGCAAAAATACGAAGGCGGCTCCCTCTTTGTGCAGGGGTTTGCCAGAGTAATAGACCATGGACAATCTATTTATATCGACAGCACTGGCAAAATAGCTTTTGACACCATTTATAATGATAGAAGTCTCTCAGATGGTTGGGTAGACATCGACACCGTATACCTGCCACAAGACATTCTGCAGGTAGGCTTAAAAGGTAAACAGGGGGTGATGACAGTGTTGGGCAAATGGATATTGCCTCCCGAATATGATACCATTGACACGCAATCCGCTGAACAATGGACTGTAAAAAAAGATAATAAAGTAAGTCTGTATACCGCTAAAGGCTTTATACTCCCCTTCCGTTTTGAAGACAGTAATCAACTGGACAGCGCCTGGTTTGCCGTAAAGGAAAACGGGAAATGGGGCGTATACTATAAGGAAAAGGATCAATTGACCGTCCCTTATACTTACGAGGACATAGATTACTGTTATGGTTGCAACACCAAAGGCAATTACGTATTTGCCCAAAAAGATGGCAAATGGGGGGTGGTGAGTTTCAAAAACGAGATATTAGTGCCCTTTGAATATGATCACGAGCATATCAATATGCGGAGTGATGAATGGATAGAATCCCTCTATAAGGATTCCCGGAAGTACAGCATCAATCTCAAAACAAAGAAAGCAGAGGTAGATACCTGCGAATGTCTGCCAACAGAAGATCAGTCAAGTCTGGATACAGAGCTGGGCACCTACACCGGACAGCGTAGAAATGGCAAATGGGGGTTGGTGAATGCACAGGGCAAATTGATCCTCGACCATGTATATGACGACATTAACAATTTCGGTGACAGCAGCGGGGTAGTGGGTATCGTCCGTAATGAAAAATATGGGGTGGCAGATAGTACCGGTAAGATCATTATTCCACTGGCGTATGATTATTGGGTGGAACCTCAATGTAATGGAGCTGTATTTTTAGGAGAAAAAAACGGGAAAGGCATTGCATTTGACAAAACCGGGAAACAGATCTTAACCCAATACAGCCATTTTAATACAATGACCCTGGAAGATGGGACTAAGTTGCTTGGGATTGTGCAGGGTAAGTTAATGGGCTTTTATAACCCCGCCAGCGGCAAACTGATAGCTCCTAAGTACACCACCCTCAGTTATTATGGTGATGCACATTACCTCACAATCGGGATAGGTGACAAATATGGATATATCGACAAAGAAGGTAAAACTATCGTACCACCTATCTA is a genomic window of Chitinophaga sp. LS1 containing:
- a CDS encoding WG repeat-containing protein, with translation MKYRLLASCLLLLTGSIRAQQKYEGGSLFVQGFARVIDHGQSIYIDSTGKIAFDTIYNDRSLSDGWVDIDTVYLPQDILQVGLKGKQGVMTVLGKWILPPEYDTIDTQSAEQWTVKKDNKVSLYTAKGFILPFRFEDSNQLDSAWFAVKENGKWGVYYKEKDQLTVPYTYEDIDYCYGCNTKGNYVFAQKDGKWGVVSFKNEILVPFEYDHEHINMRSDEWIESLYKDSRKYSINLKTKKAEVDTCECLPTEDQSSLDTELGTYTGQRRNGKWGLVNAQGKLILDHVYDDINNFGDSSGVVGIVRNEKYGVADSTGKIIIPLAYDYWVEPQCNGAVFLGEKNGKGIAFDKTGKQILTQYSHFNTMTLEDGTKLLGIVQGKLMGFYNPASGKLIAPKYTTLSYYGDAHYLTIGIGDKYGYIDKEGKTIVPPIYDYTDLHFTTGNDLLVKVNLKDKMGVFDIKQQKVIIPLVYDYIANYTDSTILQVTKNGLHGLYDISGKLLCPVKYKDIIAFDTVYSYLKAKDTSKVELFNKRTHELTKLPWDTAFVAYEGHLMLVWEHGKSFIYDIEKKQRVEGAYSKGGYPEYLGYFANHRANILKNKKFGYIDPKGDFVIQPKYDYISNFHKGVAAVYECLDTANRIYKYGYVDSTGREIVPLIYDVPQEIVQRFTEEAFFGEEDAETLVLMKNDGRRGLAGLNGRIILPVNYDNISPEKHGKGYLVQQGDKFGILDTNGNEILKTQYVNIMLNELAGYDGRVSFSFPVMAREGNDDNWMYINEHGKSIGVDVAAYVDLRSLDWGELPMIDPPVVPAPPVTGEDKEPQ